In Glandiceps talaboti chromosome 4, keGlaTala1.1, whole genome shotgun sequence, a single window of DNA contains:
- the LOC144434276 gene encoding glutathione peroxidase 3-like, with protein sequence MRFHCLTHQYLELNALVDEFGERNFTVLAYPTNHFGKQEPGANTEILNGIKYVRPGGGYVPNFPIFEKGDVNGAKAQEIWKYLKETCKSPEEKLGSASRLHWDPFHNDDIRWTFLDRFIINTEGFPYIRINDHRSLDTPGGLRDDIDQFLRDGDIDL encoded by the exons ATGCGTTTTCACT GTTTAACCCATCAGTATCTAGAACTGAATGCACTAGTGGACGAGTTCGGCGAACGTAATTTCACAGTCTTAGCCTACCCTACCAACCACTTTG GAAAGCAAGAACCTGGCGCCAATACTGAGATATTGAATGGTATCAAGTATGTGAGACCTGGTGGAGGCTATGTACCCAATTTCCCGATCTTTGAGAAGGGAGACGTCAATGGCGCTAAAGCACAAGAAATTTGGAAGTATCTGAAG GAAACTTGTAAATCTCCGGAAGAAAAACTTGGATCCGCCAGTCGCTTACATTGGGATCCATTCCACAATGATGACATCCGTTGGACCTTCTTAGACCGTTTCATAATCAACACTGAGGGATTTCCATACATTCGAATCAACGATCATCGCTCTCTAGATACACCAGGAGGGCTTCGAGATGACATAGACCAGTTCCTGAGAGACGGAGACATTGATTTGTAA
- the LOC144434277 gene encoding LOW QUALITY PROTEIN: glutathione peroxidase-like (The sequence of the model RefSeq protein was modified relative to this genomic sequence to represent the inferred CDS: substituted 1 base at 1 genomic stop codon) — MAFRFGAFALLFMVSLGFGQAVKRYCDPTAGTLHDYTGTTLQNPGEVISLSEFKGSTLLIVPSSTYXGLTHQYVELNALVDEFKDQNFTVLAYPTNHFSKQEPGANSEILNGIKYVRPGEGYEPNFPVFEKGDVNGISTQDVWQFMKDTCKSPEPSLGMSDSLFWDPFHNDDIRWTFRERFIIDANGVPYIRINDPSDPYTPGGLRDDIEQYLRDGYIDL; from the exons ATGGCGTTCAGATTTGGAGCCTTTGCGCTCCTCTTCATGGTATCCCTTGGCTTCGGCCAAGCGGTGAAGAGGTACTGCGATCCGACGGCGGGGACTCTTCACGATTATACGGGAACCACTTTGCAGAATCCCGGTGAAGTCATTTCACTATCAGAATTTAAAGGTTCAACTCTGTTGATCGTCCCAAGCTCTACATACTGAG GTTTAACCCATCAGTATGTAGAACTGAATGCACTAGTGGATGAGTTCAAGGATCAAAATTTCACAGTCCTAGCTTATCCCACCAACCATTTCT CTAAGCAGGAGCCAGGTGCCAATAGTGAAATATTAAATGGCATCAAATATGTCCGACCTGGTGAGGGTTATGAACCTAACTTTCCAGTATTTGAGAAGGGGGATGTTAATGGAATTTCTACACAAGATGTTTGGCAGTTTATGAAG GACACTTGTAAAAGCCCAGAACCTTCACTGGGAATGAGCGATTCATTGTTTTGGGATCCATTCCACAATGATGACATCCGCTGGACCTTCAGAGAGCGTTTTATAATCGACGCTAATGGTGTTCCATATATTCGTATCAACGACCCAAGTGATCCTTACACACCAGGGGGCCTCAGAGATGACATCGAACAGTATTTGAGAGACGGCTACATTGACTTGTAA
- the LOC144434275 gene encoding glutathione peroxidase 3-like encodes MIGLTRQYLELNALMDEFRDYNFTVLAYPTNHFGKQEPGSNSEILNTLKYVRPGGGYEPNFPVFQKGNVNGGRSQAVWQYLRDTCKSPEGYLGYSTTLFWYPYHSDDIRWTFRERFIIDPNGFPYIRINDGRNPYRRRGLRDDIEQYLTERYIDLV; translated from the exons ATGATTG GACTCACCCGTCAGTATCTTGAACTGAATGCACTAATGGATGAGTTCAGAGATTACAACTTCACTGTCCTAGCCTATCCTACCAATCACTTTG GAAAGCAGGAGCCTGGTTCCAATAGTGAGATACTGAATACTCTTAAGTATGTGAGACCTGGTGGAGGTTATGAGCCAAACTTCCCTGTCTTCCAGAAGGGAAATGTCAACGGAGGTCGTTCACAAGCTGTCTGGCAGTATCTTAGG GATACTTGCAAATCACCGGAGGGTTATCTTGGATACAGTACAACGTTGTTTTGGTACCCGTATCATAGTGATGACATCCGCTGGACATTCAGAGAGCGCTTCATCATCGATCCgaacggcttcccatacatTCGAATCAACGATGGCCGCAATCCGTACAGACGACGTGGTCTGAGGGATGACATCGAACAGTATTTGACAGAACGTTATATCGATTTAGTTTAG